The Pseudomonas fragi DNA window AGCGTGAGTTGCTGAAAAGCCCGTTGGCCGTGCCCACCCGTTGGTTGCAGGCCCCGCACCACGGCAGCAAGACTTCGTCGTCGATGGTGTTTCTCAAGGCGCTGGCGCCTGAAATCGTGCTGATATCCCGGGGGCATGGTAATAGCTTCGGTCATCCCCATCCGCAGGTGATGGCCCGGTATCAGGCGCTGGGGGTGCAGGTACTGGACAGCGCCGAGCAGGGTGCGGTGAAATTTCGTCTCGGGGTGTCGGGCAAGGCTGAAAGCATGCGTGACCAACGCCGCTTCTGGCGCGATTGACACTGCCCCTGTGGTAGAGTGGCGCACTTTTTCGAGGGGATTGTCACTGTGTGGGAACTGGTCAAATCCGGCGGCTGGATGATGCTGCCGATCATTCTGAGCTCTGTTGCCGCGCTGGGCATTATTGTCGAGCGCCTGTGGACCCTGCGTGCCAGTCGCGTGACCCCGGAGCATTTGCTCGGCCAGGTCTGGGTCTGGATCAAAGACAAACAGATGGACAAGGAAAAACTCAAGCAGCTGCGCGCCGATTCACCCCTGGGGGAGATTCTCGCTGCCGGCCTGGCCAACTCCCGGCATGGTCGCGAGATCATGAAGGAGTGCATTGAAGAGGCCGCCGCGCGGGTCATTCACGAGCTGGAGCGCTACCTCAATACCCTGGGCACCATCGCGGCAATGGCGCCGTTGCTGGGCCTGCTGGGCACCGTGCTGGGCATGATCGATATTTTCAGTTCGTTCATGGGCTCGGGCATGACCACCAATGCTGCCATCCTGGCGGGCGGTATTTCCAAGGCGCTGATCACCACGGCTGCAGGCCTGATGGTGGGTATCCCGGCGGTATTCTTCCATCGTTTCTTGCAGCGTCGCGTTGACGACCTGGTGGTCGGCATGGAACAGGAAGCAATCAAGCTGGTTGAAGTGGTGCAGGGCGACCGTGAAGTCGACATGGTCGGGAGCAAAGCGTGAAATTTCGCCGCAAGCCACGGGAAACGGTCGATATCAACCTCGCGTCATTGATTGACGTGGTGTTTATCCTGTTGCTGTTTTTTGTCGTGACCACCACGTTTACCCGCGAAACCCAGTTGCGCGTCGATCTGCCCGAGGCCGTGAGCGGCTCGCCCAACGACGAGCAGAACGGCAAGCAGCTGGATATCGCCATCAGCGCAGACGGGGTGTTTTCGCTGAATAACCAGCTGTTGCCCAAGAATGACCTGGCCAGCCTGATGGACGCCTTGCAAAAAGAGTCCGGCGGCGATACCCGCTTGCCCCTGTCCATCAGCGCCGATGGCAAAACGCAACATCAGGCGGTCATCACCGCGATGGACGCGGCCGGCAAACTGGGTTTTACGCATTTGCGCATGACCACCGTTGAAGCGCAGACGACGCCCTGATGGCCATGTCCGATCGGTTACTGCGCGCCTGGTACAGCGGGCATCCGCTGCTGACCCTGTTGCGACCGCTTGAGTGCCTCTACCGACGGGTGGTTGAGCGCAAGCGCGCACGTTTTGTTGCCGGTGAGGGCCAGATCTACCGCCCACCGGTGCCGTTGGTGGTTGTGGGCAATATCACGGTCGGCGGCACTGGCAAGACGCCTTTGATCCTGTGGCTGATCGAGCATTGCCAGCGCAAGGGGCTGCGAGTGGGTGTGGTCAGTCGTGGTTATGGCGCGACCCCGCCTCAATTGCCGTGGCGCGTACGCGCCGAGCAAAGCGCCGCGCAGGCAGGGGATGAACCCTTGCTGATCGTGCAGCGCACCGGTGTGCCGTTGATGATCGACCCCGACCGTAGCCGGGCAGTCAAGGCGCTGCTGGCCAGCGAGGTGCTGGACCTGATCCTGTCCGATGACGGTATGCAGCATTACCGTCTGGCGCGGGACCTGGAGCTGGTGCTGATCGACAATGCCAGGGGCCTGGGCAATGGCCGCTGCCTGCCGGCGGGGCCGTTGCGCGAACCGGTCGAGCGCCTGCAAAGCGTTGATGCAGTGCTGTACAACGGCGCGGCCAGCGACCCGCGGGGCGGTTTTGCATTTGCGTTGCAACCCACCGCTCTGGTCAATCTGCTGAGCGGGGAGCGCAAGGCGCTGGACTTTTTCCCTGCGCAGCAGGCCCTGCATGCGGTCGCCGGTATCGGCAACCCCCAGCGTTTCTTCACCACCCTTGAAACGCTACACTGGCGGCCAATTGCCCATGCTTTTGCCGATCACGCGCCCTATAGCGCCGACATATTGAATTTCTCGCCGGCATTGCCAGTGGTCATGACCGAAAAAGACGCGGTTAAGTGCCGCGACTTTGCGTCGCCCGACTGGTGGTATCTGGCTGTTGACGCAGTGCCTTCCCAGGCCTTTGTACTGTGGTTTGACCAACAATTGCTGCGTCTTTTACCTGATCGTCTTTTACCCTAACTCATCTCAAGGGGAACATTTATGGACACCAAGCTGCTCGATATCCTCGCCTGCCCTGTTTGCAAAGGCCCGCTCAAGCTCAGCGCCGATAAAACCGAACTGATCAGCAAGGGTGCAGGCCTGGCTTACCCGATCCGTGATGGCATCCCGGTAATGCTCGAAACCGAGGCCCGCACCCTCACCGCCGAAGAGCGTCTGGAAAAATGATCCCGGTTTTTACCGTCGTTATCCCGTCGCGCTTCGCCTCGACCCGTTTGCCGGGCAAGCCGTTGCAGATGATCGCAGGCAAGCCGATGGTCCAGCATGTCTGGGAGCAGGCCTGTAAAAGCAGCGCACAGCGGGTGGTGGTTGCCACCGACGATGCGCGTATTGTCGAGGCCTGCAAGGCGTTCGGCGCCGAGGTGCTACTGACCCGTGCCGACCACGAGTCGGGCACCGATCGCCTGGCCGAAGTGGCCACGCAACTGGGCCTGGCCAGCGATGCCATCGTGGTCAACGTGCAGGGTGACGAACCCATGATTCCGCCACAGGTGATCGATCAGGTTGCCGTCAACCTGGCGGCCCACAGTGAAGCGAGCATGGCGACCCTGGCCGAGCCGATCGACGACGTTGAGACCCTGTTCAACCCCAATGTGGTCAAGGTGGTCAGTGACATCAACGGGCTGGCGCTGACCTTCAGCCGCGCTACATTGCCCTGGGCGCGGGATGACTTCGCCCGGCAACCGGATGCACTGCCAGCGGGCGTGCCTTACCGTCGACATATCGGTA harbors:
- a CDS encoding ExbD/TolR family protein — protein: MKFRRKPRETVDINLASLIDVVFILLLFFVVTTTFTRETQLRVDLPEAVSGSPNDEQNGKQLDIAISADGVFSLNNQLLPKNDLASLMDALQKESGGDTRLPLSISADGKTQHQAVITAMDAAGKLGFTHLRMTTVEAQTTP
- the lpxK gene encoding tetraacyldisaccharide 4'-kinase, whose product is MAMSDRLLRAWYSGHPLLTLLRPLECLYRRVVERKRARFVAGEGQIYRPPVPLVVVGNITVGGTGKTPLILWLIEHCQRKGLRVGVVSRGYGATPPQLPWRVRAEQSAAQAGDEPLLIVQRTGVPLMIDPDRSRAVKALLASEVLDLILSDDGMQHYRLARDLELVLIDNARGLGNGRCLPAGPLREPVERLQSVDAVLYNGAASDPRGGFAFALQPTALVNLLSGERKALDFFPAQQALHAVAGIGNPQRFFTTLETLHWRPIAHAFADHAPYSADILNFSPALPVVMTEKDAVKCRDFASPDWWYLAVDAVPSQAFVLWFDQQLLRLLPDRLLP
- the kdsB gene encoding 3-deoxy-manno-octulosonate cytidylyltransferase, with translation MIPVFTVVIPSRFASTRLPGKPLQMIAGKPMVQHVWEQACKSSAQRVVVATDDARIVEACKAFGAEVLLTRADHESGTDRLAEVATQLGLASDAIVVNVQGDEPMIPPQVIDQVAVNLAAHSEASMATLAEPIDDVETLFNPNVVKVVSDINGLALTFSRATLPWARDDFARQPDALPAGVPYRRHIGIYAYRAGFLHDFVSWGPCWLENTERLEQLRALWHGVRIHVADVLEAPPAGVDTAEDLERVRRLLES
- a CDS encoding Trm112 family protein, with the translated sequence MDTKLLDILACPVCKGPLKLSADKTELISKGAGLAYPIRDGIPVMLETEARTLTAEERLEK
- a CDS encoding MotA/TolQ/ExbB proton channel family protein; this encodes MWELVKSGGWMMLPIILSSVAALGIIVERLWTLRASRVTPEHLLGQVWVWIKDKQMDKEKLKQLRADSPLGEILAAGLANSRHGREIMKECIEEAAARVIHELERYLNTLGTIAAMAPLLGLLGTVLGMIDIFSSFMGSGMTTNAAILAGGISKALITTAAGLMVGIPAVFFHRFLQRRVDDLVVGMEQEAIKLVEVVQGDREVDMVGSKA